Sequence from the Burkholderia sp. GAS332 genome:
GGAAGATCCCATGGTGCTTGACCATCCAGTGATTTTCCGCGCTGACGAAGGGCTCCAGCAGCACGGCTGCCACGTCGGCATGGTTGTAACTGCCCAGCGTATCGCCAATGTCGTGCAGCAGCGCGCAGACCACGTATTCCTCGTCTTGGCTGTCGCGATGCGCCAGCGTGGCAGTTTGCAAGCTATGCGTCAGACGATCGACAGGAAAGCCGCCAAAGTCGCCATTCAACAAGCGTAGATGGTCCAGCAGGCGGCCAGGCAGTCCTTTGGCGAACGGCCCAACCTCACTCCCGATGATCGCCCAATCCTGCTCGGTGCCCTCGCGCATATGGCGGAATGCGGCGCACTGTTGATTGTGTTCCATGGAACGGCTCCTTCTCTGTGTGATTGGAGCTTCATTATTTGAGCGAGGGCGATATAAAATCCAATAACTGGAAAGTCCATATCCATAACTCCAGGGAATGGCATGATTGATGGCGACCTGACCTACTTCCTGACCGTCGCGAGTACCGGTACGCTCGCACGCGCCGCCGAACAGCTGGGCATTTCTCAGCCGGCCGTAACCAAGGCCATACAGCGGCTGGAGCGCAAGGTGGGGGTCACGCTGGTCGAGCGCACCGCACGCGGCTCGGTATTGACCGAGGCGGGCAAGGTATTCCATACACGGGTATCGGGCGTGTCCATGCAGCTCGATAGTGCGCTGCAGGAAGCGCGCGATATTGGTGGAGGACACGCGGGCCTGCTGCGCATCGGTGCGACGCCGGCCACCACGAGTTTCGCGCTGCGCTCGCTGTTCCCAACGCTGCTGGTGGAGCGGCCCGCCGCACGCGTCAGTGTGACGACAGCGTTTGGCGACGTGCTATTGGACGCCATCGACA
This genomic interval carries:
- a CDS encoding Predicted HD phosphohydrolase codes for the protein MEHNQQCAAFRHMREGTEQDWAIIGSEVGPFAKGLPGRLLDHLRLLNGDFGGFPVDRLTHSLQTATLAHRDSQDEEYVVCALLHDIGDTLGSYNHADVAAVLLEPFVSAENHWMVKHHGIFQGYYFFHHMGMDRNQRDQYRDVPELFKRTAHFCEKYDAAAFDPNAETLPLEFFEPMVQRVFAEPKRSLYKAAFDKMA